The following coding sequences lie in one Sinorhizobium fredii USDA 257 genomic window:
- the hutU gene encoding urocanate hydratase, translating into MNNPRHNIRDVRSPRGTEISAKSWLTEAPLRMLMNNLDPDVAENPHELVVYGGIGRAARTWADFDRIVATLKDLNEDETLLVQSGKPVGVFRTHKDAPRVLIANSNLVPHWATWDHFNELDRKGLAMYGQMTAGSWIYIGSQGIVQGTYETFVEAGRQHYNGDLKGKWVLTGGLGGMGGAQPLAAVMAGACCLAVECNPDSIDFRLRTRYVDAKAETLDEAMEMINRWTAAGEAKSVGLLGNTAEILPEMVRRGIRPDLVTDQTSAHDPINGYLPKGWTMAEWKKKRESDPKSVEKAARASMREHVEAMIAFQDMGIPTFDYGNNIRQMAKEEGLENAFAFPGFVPAYIRPLFCRGIGPFRWAALSGDPEDIRKTDAKVKELLPDNKHLHNWLDMAGERIAFQGLPARICWVGLGDRHRLGLAFNEMVRTGELSAPVVIGRDHLDSGSVASPNRETEAMKDGSDAVSDWPLLNALLNTASGATWVSLHHGGGVGMGFSQHSGVVICCDGSEDAARRVERVLWNDPATGVMRHADAGYDLALECAKDKGLRLPGILGN; encoded by the coding sequence ATGAACAATCCGCGCCATAACATCCGTGACGTGCGCAGCCCGCGCGGAACCGAGATCAGCGCCAAGAGCTGGCTGACCGAAGCGCCGCTCCGGATGCTGATGAACAATCTCGACCCGGACGTCGCCGAGAACCCGCACGAGCTCGTCGTCTACGGCGGCATCGGCCGGGCCGCCCGCACCTGGGCGGATTTCGACCGGATCGTCGCGACGCTGAAGGATCTCAACGAGGACGAGACGTTGCTCGTCCAGTCCGGCAAGCCGGTCGGCGTCTTCCGCACCCACAAGGATGCGCCGCGCGTCCTGATCGCCAATTCCAACCTCGTGCCGCACTGGGCGACCTGGGATCATTTCAACGAGCTGGATAGGAAGGGTCTTGCCATGTACGGCCAGATGACCGCCGGTTCGTGGATCTATATCGGCAGCCAGGGCATCGTGCAGGGCACCTACGAGACCTTCGTCGAGGCCGGCCGCCAGCACTATAACGGCGACCTCAAGGGCAAATGGGTGCTCACCGGCGGCCTCGGCGGCATGGGCGGCGCCCAGCCGCTCGCCGCCGTCATGGCCGGCGCCTGCTGCCTTGCAGTCGAATGCAATCCGGATTCCATCGATTTCCGCCTGCGCACCCGCTACGTCGACGCAAAAGCCGAAACGCTTGACGAAGCGATGGAGATGATCAACCGCTGGACGGCCGCGGGCGAGGCGAAATCCGTCGGTCTGCTCGGCAACACGGCCGAGATCCTGCCGGAAATGGTTCGTCGCGGCATCCGCCCGGACCTGGTGACGGACCAGACCTCGGCACATGACCCGATCAACGGCTATCTGCCGAAGGGCTGGACCATGGCCGAGTGGAAGAAAAAGCGCGAAAGCGATCCGAAATCCGTCGAAAAGGCCGCCCGCGCCTCGATGCGCGAGCATGTCGAAGCGATGATCGCCTTTCAGGACATGGGCATCCCGACCTTCGACTACGGCAACAACATCCGCCAGATGGCCAAGGAAGAGGGCCTCGAAAACGCCTTCGCCTTCCCGGGCTTCGTGCCCGCCTACATCCGTCCGCTGTTCTGCCGCGGCATCGGCCCGTTCCGCTGGGCGGCGCTCTCCGGCGATCCGGAGGATATCCGCAAGACCGATGCCAAGGTGAAGGAACTGCTGCCTGACAACAAGCATCTGCACAACTGGCTGGACATGGCCGGCGAGCGCATCGCCTTCCAGGGCCTGCCGGCGCGCATTTGCTGGGTGGGCCTCGGTGATCGCCACCGCCTCGGCCTCGCCTTCAACGAGATGGTCAGAACCGGCGAGCTCAGCGCGCCCGTCGTCATCGGCCGCGATCATCTCGACTCCGGCTCGGTCGCCTCGCCGAACCGCGAGACCGAAGCGATGAAGGACGGCTCCGACGCCGTCTCCGATTGGCCGCTCTTGAACGCGCTGCTCAACACTGCCTCGGGTGCCACCTGGGTGTCGCTGCATCACGGCGGTGGCGTGGGCATGGGCTTCTCCCAGCATTCGGGCGTCGTCATCTGCTGCGACGGTTCGGAAGATGCCGCCCGCCGGGT